The Micromonospora siamensis genome contains the following window.
CGGCCTGGTGTGGATCCACTGGTGGTCGCCGGTGACCTCGGCGAAGGTGTCCACCCGGCGCTGGTCGACCAGCTGCCAGGCGGAGCAGCCCAACTCCTGCCCGACCAGGCCGGCCAGCTCCGCCGGCGTCGCCACCCGCCTCATCGGATGGTCCCGCCGGCAACGGCGTGCGCGCCGCCGTCGACGTGGATGACCTCGCCGGTGACGGCGGGCAGCCAGTCCGACCAGAGGGCGCAGATCGCCCGGGCGACGACCGTGGTGTCCTGGACGTCCCAACCGAGCGGCGCACGCTGCTGCCAGGCCGCCTCGAAGGTGTCGAAGGAGGAGATGGCGGTGGCGGCGACGGTCCGCAGCGGACCGGCCGCGACCAGGTTCACCCGGGTGCCCTGCCCGCCGAGGGCGTGCGCGAGGTAGCGGCACGAGCTCTCCAGGCCGGCCTTGGCGACGCCCATCCAGTCGTACCCGGGCCAGGCCTGGCGGGCGTCGAAGTCGACGCCGACCAGCGACCCGCCGCCGGCCTTCGCCAGCAGCGGCGCGAAGGCCCGGCCGAAGGCCACGAAGGAGTACGTCGAGACCTGCACCGCCGGGCCGACCTCGTCCCAGGAGGCGGTGAGGAAGTTGCCGCCGAGGGCACCGGGCGGGGCGAAGGCGATTGCGTGCAGGATGCCGTCGAGCCGGCCCCACCGGCGGTCCAGTTCCTCGGCCACGGCGGTCAGGTGCTCCGGCTGGGTGGCGTCGAGTTCCAGCACGTCGCAGGCCGGTTCCAGCTTCTCGGCCAGGTACCGGGTGATGCGCAGCCCGCGGCCGAACCCGGTGAGGATCACCTCGGCCCCCTGCTGCTGGGCCAGGCGGGCCGTCGCGTACGCGATCGACCGGTCGTTGAGGGCGCCGGTGACGAGCAGGCGCTTTCCGTCCAGGAGCACAGCGGCCTCCGGTGACGAGTCAGTGGTGCCGGCCGGGGTGTGCGGTCGCACGGCGGATGGCTGGTCGACGGGCGCGCGCCGCGGCCGGGCGGGGTCGAGCAGGAGCATGACCTGCCGGGCTGACGACCGCGTGACACGTCGCTGACGCGCCCCGGGCGGCGCACAGGTCAGCGGCTGCTTTACCGCCAACGTAATCGACTGGGGGCGGCGGGTCATGGGAGGTTCGGTTCGTCGAAGAGCGCCGCCACCGCACGGCGGCGCCCACGTACCGGAGGGAGACGTCCGTGAGCGACCTGGCCGAACTGGTCGGTAACTACCTGGAGATCTGGAACGAGGCGGACCCGCAGGCCCGGGAGCGGAAGATCGCCGAGGTGTGGGCGGAGAACTGCTCCTACACCGACCCGCTGGCCGCCGTGCAGGGACGGGCGGGGGTCGCGGCGGTGATCAGCGGCGCCCGGGAGCAGTTCCCGGGGCACGAGTTCAAGCTGATCAGCGCCGTGGACAGCCACCACAACATCGCCCGCTTCACCTGGGAACTGGTCCCCGCCGGCGGCGGCGACTCGCTGGTGATCGGCTTCGACGTGGCGGTGGTCGACGCCGACGGCCGCATCCGCGACGTCTACGGCTTCCTCGACAAGGTTCCCTCGGCGGCCTGACCGCACCGAGCGGCGGCCACGGTGACGCGTACCCGACGGGTGCGTCCGTGGCCGCCGCTCGGCGGTCGTCCGGCGACCCGTACACGACAGGAGCGCCACCATGACAACTGGCAGGCAGCAGGCCCTGCCCCCGACCGAGGCGGCGGCCGTGGCCGAGCCGGCCGAGCGGGCGCCGGGATGGGGGACCCTCTGGGTGGTCCTCACCGGCATCTTCATGATCACACTCGACTTCTTCATCGTGAACGTCGCGATCCCGTCGACGCAGGCGGATCTCGGTGCGAGCGCGGCACAGATCGAGTTCGTCGTGGCCGGCTACGGCCTGGCGTACGCGGCCGGTCTGATCACCGGCGGCCGGCTCGGTGACCTGTACGGGCGGCGGCGGATGTTCAGCATCGGCCTGGCCCTGTTCACCCTCGCCTCGGCCGCCTGCGGACTGGCGCCCGACGCCGGCTCGCTGGTGGCCGCCCGGATCCTGCAGGGCGTCGCGGCGGCCGCGATGGCCCCGCAGGTGCTGGCCATCCTCGGCGTGGTCTACACCGGCAGGTACCGGGCCGCCGCGTTCAACGCGTACGGCCTGACGATGGGGATCGCCGGCATCTTCGGGCAGCTCATCGGGGGCGCCCTGATCCAGTCCGACCTGGCCGGGCTCGGCTGGCGGATGTGCTTTTTGATCAATCTGCCGGTGGGACTGGTGGCGTTGCTGCTGGTGCCCCGGGTGGTCCCGGAGTCCCGGGCCCCGGGCCGGGAACGGCCCGACCTGGTCGGCGCCCTGCTGATCACCCTCGGCCTGGTGGCCACGGTGCTGCCGCTGGTCGAGGGGCGGGAGCACGGCTGGCCGATGTGGACCTGGCTGACCCTCGCCGCGGCGGGACCGCTGCTCGCCGCCTTCGCCGCGTACCAGCACCGGCTGGCGGCGCGGGGTGGCGCGCCGCTGATGAACCTGGCGCTGTTCCGGCAGCGCGCGTTCGGCGCCGGCATCGTGACCACGCTGGTCTACTACTCCGGGATGGCGTCGTTCTTCCTGGTCTTCGCCCTCTATCTCCAGCAGGGCCGCGGGCTCAGCGCGCTTGAGGCCGGTCTGATGCTGGTGCCGCAGGGGCTCGGCTTCATGGCCGCGTCCTTCTTCGCCGGCCGGCTGGCCGCCCGTCTGGGCCGGCAGGTGCTGGCCGTCGGCGGGGTGGCCCTGGCCCTCGGCGTGCTCGGCCTGGATGTGACGGTGGAGGCGATCGGGGTCGGCGGCAGCCCGGTGCTGCTGGTGCCGGCGCTGGTGGTCGGCGGCGTCGGGATGGGCCTGATCATGGCGCCGCTGGCATCGATCGTCCTGGCCGGGGTGGTGCCGCGGCACGTCGGCGCGGCCTCGGGGGTGCTCTCCACCGCGTTGCAGGTGGGCAACTCGCTGGGGGTGGCGCTGATCGGGGTGGTCTTCTACGGCGCGCTGGACGACCGTACGGGCGCCGACCGGTTCCCGCACGCGTACCTGCTCAGCTCGGTGCTGCTGCTGGCCCTCGCCGTGGCGGTGGTCGCGCTGGTGCAGTTGCTGCCCGGCCGGCGGGCCGCGGCGCCGGCGCCCGCGGCGGCCTGACCGTCCGGGAAGGAGTCGCTCGGGGACCGTCCGCGCCGCGGACGGTCCCCGACGTCGCGGTCGCCGCGTCACCAGCGCGGCAGGTCGGTCACCTCCAGCACGGCCGCGGTGAAGCTGAAGCCGACGCCGACCCCGATCAGCAGCACGAGGTCGCCCGGCGCGACCAGGTGCCGTTCGAGCAGGTGGTTGAGGCCCGCCGGCTGGTCGCCCGCGCCGAGGTGCCCGACGGTCCGGCCGAACTCCCACAGGCTCTTCTTCTCGCCGAAGCCGAGCAGGTCGTAGTTCTCGCCCTGGCCGCCGCCCCGGTGGATGAAGGGCACCACCGCGCGGGCCACGTCCTCCACGCCGGCGCCGGCGTCGGCGAGGGCCTCGTCGCGGACCCGGAGCATCTGCGCCTCGATCCGCTCCCAGGAGCCCTCCGCCTCCGGCGTGGCGGCGTGCTCGGCCGCCCGCCGCAGCACCTGCACCGGGGCCTCCTGCCCGGGCGAGGTGCCGAACGGGGTGCTGCCCCGGCCCCACTTCTCCAGGGTGTTGTCCGATGCCACCGCGCAGGAGAGCAGCCGGGCCACTCCGGAGCGGGTGGAGAGCGCCAGCGCCGTGCCGGCGTCGCCGAAGATCGTGTAGAACTGCGATCCCCACCGGTTGAACGCCGGTGCGGCGAACCGGTCGCCGGTGGTGACCAACGCGGTCTCGGCGGCCCCGGCGGCGAGCTGGCCCGCGGCCAGGTGCAGGGCCCCCATGCCCCCGTTGGAGCGCTGCTGCACGTCGAAGGCGAGCGCCCGGGCGCCCAGCGACTGGTTGGCCACATAGCTGGCCGAGGCCCACATGTCCAGGCCCTGGTACCAGAGGCTGGCGTGCAGCAGCAGGTCGTACTCCTCGGGTGGGATGCCGGAGCGGCGGACCGCGACGCGGGCGGCCTCGACCGCCATGTCGACGGCCGCGCTCTGGTCGGCGACCGTCACCGTCTCGTATCCGAGGTCCCGGTGTGCCTCGTCCACCAGGCCGGCATCGACGGCCGGCTGGACGGGGACGGCCGGCGGCAGGAAGACACCCGTGCCGGCGATGTGGATGGTCCGGTCGAATCGCACGTCGCACCTCTTTCGCGTGCGCCCGTCGCGTCGCGGCGGGTGGCGGGGGAGGCCGGTCCGCCACCGTCGGGCGACGCCGCACGACGGGGCCGGGACCGGCCGATTCCCCGGCAGCGTGGCACCCGGCCCTGACACCACGCTGACGAACCATCCCCGCAGGTCAGCGGTGGGAGGGGCCGCCCGTGGCCCGGCTCGGCCCCGGGGACGGACGGCTCACCAGCGCGGCGGGTCGGTCACCTCCAGCAGGGTCGCGGTGAAGCTGAAGCCGACCCCGACGCCGACCATCAGCACCAGGTCGCCGGGGCCGACCAGTCGGCGCTCCAGCAGGTGGTTGAGGCCGGCGGCCTGGTCGCCGGCGCCCAGGTGACCGACCTCGCGGCCCAGTTCCCAGGTGCTCTTCTTCTCGCCGAAGCCGAGCAGGTCGTAGTTCTCGCCCTGGCCACCGCCACGGTGGATGAAGGGCTGCGCCACCCGGGCGACGTCCTCCACCCCGACCCCGGCGTCGGCGAGCACCTCGTCGCGTACCTGGAGCATCCGCGCCTCGATGCGTTCCCAGGAGCCCTCCGCCTCCGGGGTGGCGGCGTGCTGCGCGGCGCGCAGCAGCACCGGCACCGGGGCGACCTGTCCCGGTGCGGTGCCGAACGGCGTGCTGCCCCGGCCCCACGGCTCCAGGCCGTTGTCGGCGGCGACCGCCGAGGCGAGGATCCGGGCGAAGCCGGTCCGGGTGGAGAGCGCGATCGCCGTGCCGCCGTCGCCGAACAGGGAGTAGAACTCCGAACCCCAGCGGTCGAAGGCGGGCGCGGCGAACCGGTCGCCGGTGGTGACCAGGGCGGCGGTGGCCGCGCCGGTGGACAGGTAGGTGGCGGCGAGGTGCAGCGCGCCCATCCCGCCGTTGGAGCGCTGTTGCACGTCGAAGGCGAGGGCGCCGGTGCCGACCGACCGGTTGGCCACGTAGCTGGCCGAGGCCCACATGTCCAGGCCCTGGAACCAGAGGCTGGCGTGCAGGGCCAGGCCGTACTCCTCCGGGGGCAGGCCCGCGCGACGTACGGCCACCCGGGCCGCCTCGACCGCCATGTCGACGGCCGAGATGTCCTCCGCCACGGCGACCGAGTCGTAGCCCAGATCGCGGTGGGTCTCGCCGATCAGGCCGGCCTCCACGGCCGGTCGCACAGGTACGACCGGCGGAAGGAAGGTTCCGGTCCCGGTCAGGTAGATGTTCCGCTCGAATCGCACGTCGCACCCTCTTTCGTCTGCGCGGGCCACCGCGGTGGCCCGCGCCGGGGGAGTATCGGACGTCCCACCGCCCGACATCGCGCGGTGGTGAAGTTGCTTCGGATGCATCGTGCGGCGCACGCAACATCCGGCCTGCCGGGAACCGGACAGCGGGCTGACACGGCGCTGACACCGCGCTGACGTACCCGCCCCCGGCCGGCGGTCAGCCCGACGTCAGGGCGGCATCAGGGGCGGTTGTCAGGGTTGACGCACAGGTGTGTCGTCGAAGGAGAGCGCAGCATGACAGCCCAGACACCGACGATCGTGATATCTCCGACCGGGACGTTCGAGGACCTCGCGGCCCGGGTGCGGCGGGCGGGTCTGATGGACGCCACCCACGGCTACTTCGCGTGGAAGATCGCCTCGAACCTGGCCCTGATGGCGGCGTGCTGGGTGGCGCTGTTCCTGATCGGCGACTCCTGGTGGCAACTGGTGGTCGCCGTCGGCATGGCGCTGGCCTTCGTCCAGACCGGGTTCATCGCCCACGACACCGGCCACAAGCAGATCAGCAAGGCCAAGTCGCCGTCCGAGTTCCTCGGCATCCTGCACATGAACCTGCTGATGGGCACCGCGTACGGGTGGTGGGTCAACCACCACAACCGGCACCACAGCAACCCGAACAACCTCGACCGGGACCCGGACACCCTGCGCCGGCAGGTCATCTTCCACGTCACCGAGATGCCGGTGAAGGGGACGACGAAGTTCCGCCGGTTCGTCATCCGGTTTCAGGCGATCATGTTCTTCGTGCTGCTCGGCCAGGAGGCCTGGCGGCTGCACGCCTCGGGCTTCAAGGCCGCCCGGGCCGGCCAGCTCCGGTCACCGCGGCTGGAGATCGGCCTGGTGCTGGTGCACGCGGTGCTCTACACCGGCGCGGTTCTCTTCGCCATGTCGCCGCTGAAGGCGGTGGTGTTCATCCTGCTCAACCAGGCCCTCTACGGGTTCTACCTGGGTGCCGTCTTCGCCCCCAACCACAAGGGCATGGTGGTGCACCACAACGACGTCGAGCTGGACTGGCTGCACCGGCAGGTGCTCACCTCCCGCAACATCCGCTCCACCCGGTTCACCGACTTCATGTACGGCGGGCTGAACTACCAGATCGAGCACCACCTGTTCCCGAGCATGCCCCGGGGCAACCTGCGCAAGGTCCGGCCGATGGTCGTCGAGTACTGCCGCGAGCACGACATCCCCTACTACGAGGTGCCGGTGTGGCGGTCGTACCTGGAGGTGGCCCGCTACCTCGGCAAGGTCAGCGACGACGCCCGTGGCGGCCCCACCGTGGTCGCCCCCGCCACCGTCTGACCCCACCCGTCCGCCGCCGGCGCCGCCCACCGGGCGGTGCCGGCGGCGTCCGCGCGCCCGTCGGGGACGCGCGGTCCGGTCCGGCCACGCTGGTCGCACGGCCCGGACATGCCGCGGCGGCCGCCCGCCCCGGGGAGGGCGCGGCGGCCGCCGGCGGCGACGGTCACTGTGGCAGGTTGTCGTGCCGGAAACCCAGGCGTACGGCGCCGGCCAGCGAGCGCAGCGAGGCGGCCACCGCGGCACGGGTCCGCTCCGGGGCGATGATCTCGTCGACGGAGAGCCGCTCGGCCGGGAGATGGGGGGCCATCGCCTCGGCGCGGTACCGCTCCACCAGCTCCGCCTGACGGTGCGGGGCGTCCCGCAGCTCCCGGCGGAAGATGACGTCCACCGCCGCGTCCGCGCCCATCACCGCCATCTCCGCGTCCGGCCAGCAGAAGACCGCGTCGGCGCCGAGCGAGCGGGAGTTCATCACGATGTACGCCCCGCCGAACGCCTTGCGCAGCACCACCGTCACCCGGGGCACGGTCGCCTCGGCGAAGGCGTACAGCAGCTTGGCGCCCTTGCGGATCACCCCGCCGGACTCCTGCTTGCTGCCCGGCAGGAAGCCGGGGGTGTCGACCAGCACCACCAGCGGCAGCCCGAACGCGTCGCAGAGCCGGACGAACCGGGCGCCCTTCTCCGACGAGGCGATGTCCAGCACCCCGGCCAGCGCCATCGGCTGGTTCGCCACCACCCCGACCGGCCGCCCCTCGATCCGGGCGAAGCCGGTGACCAGGTTGCGTGCGTACCGGGGTTGCAGCTCCAGGAAGCTGCCGGCGTCGACGATGCCGCGCACCACCTTGCGTACGTCGTAGCTGGCCCGCGGGTTGTCCGGCAGGGCCGGCATCGCCTCGGCCGGCGCGGGCACCCCCATCGGCGCCGGCTCCCAGCACGAGCCCGGCAGGTACGACAGCACCTGGCTGGCCAGCTCCAGCGCCCCGGCGGAGTCGTCGGCGACCAGGTGGGCCAGCCCCGAGTGGCGGGAGTGCACGTCGGCGCCGCCCAGGTCGGCGGCGGTCACGTCCTCCCGGGTGACGGCCTGCACCACCCGCGGCCCGGTGAGGAACATGTGCGCCCCGGTACGCCGCATGATGACGATGTCGGTCAGCGCGGGGGAGTAGGCGGCTCCGCCGGCGCAGGGGCCGAGCACCACGCTGACCTGCGGCACCCGCCCGGAGAGCCGGACGTTGCCGTGGAAGATCCCGCCGTACCCGTCGAGGGCCGCCACCCCCTCCTGGATGCGTGCCCCACCGGAGTCGATGATCCCGACCACCGGGGTGCGGGCCCGTTCGGCCTGGCGCATCACCTGGAGGATCTTCGCGGCGTGCATCTCGCCGAGCGAGCCGCCCAGCGCGCCGGGATCCTGCGCGAACAGCCCGATCGGCCGGCCGGCGATCCGGGCGTGGCCGGTGACCACCCCGTCGCCCGCCGGCCGCTTCCGTGCCATGTCGAAGGCCACCGTCCGGTGCCGGACCCGGCTGCCAAACTCCTCGAAGGACTCCGGGTCGACCAGGGCCTCGATCCGGGACCGGGCGTCGGCGAGCGTCGGCGCGGCGGCCTCCGCCGCGGCTGGTGGGGCGCCGGCCGCGGCGGCCGGGCCGGAAGGTCGGTGCCCGGCCTCCGTGGCGGGCCGGGCGACCAGTGGTCGCATCCGGTGCACCGGTAGGCCGGACGTGGTGTCAGCGATCATCGTGGCTCCCCTTCGGAACGAGAGGGGGCCGACCGGGGCGCGGGTGTCGCGAACGGATCGGTCACCCCGACCCGATCCTGTCGGCAGCGGCTGACGCCGCTCTGACCGTCGCCTTACACGCCGACCCCCACCGCGCTCCTCAGTGGATGGACCGCAGGAAGTCCACCGTCGCCGCGTCCGCCGGCAGGAACGACTCGATGGTCATCTCGGCCACGGTGACGTCCATCGGCGTGCCGAAGGTCGTCACCGTGCTGATGAAGGAGAGCTCCCGGTCGCCGTGGCGCAGCCGCAGCGGCACCGCGATCGCCCCACCGCCGGCCGGCTCGGGCTCGGCGCGCTGCGGGCACGGGTAGTCGAGGACCTCCTCGTGCAGCGCGGTCAGCTCCTCGTCGCCGGTCATCGCCACCTGCCGGCGCAGCCGCTCCAGCAGGTGCTCGCGCCACTGGGCGAGGTTGACGATCCGGGGCGCCATGCCGTCCGGGTGCAGACTGGCCCGCAGCACGTTCATCGGCGGAGCCAGCAGCCGGGGATCCACCCCCTCGGCCAGCACGGCGATGCTGGCGTTCGCGTCGACCACGTTCCAGCCCCGGTCGAGCACCACCGCCGGGTAGGGCTCGTAGCCGACCAGCACCTGCCGGACCGCCTCCCGGACCACCGACAGGGCCGGCGACTCCAGCGAGTTCTCGGTGTAGACCGGGGCGTAGCCGGCCGCCATCAGCAACTGGTTGCGTTCGCGCAGCGGCACCGCCAACTGCTCGGCCAGCCGGATCACCATCTCCCGGCTCGGTGTGGAACGCCCGGTCTCCACGAAACTGAGATGCCGGGTGGAGATCTCGGCCTGCAACGCCAGCTCCAGCTGGCTGAGCCGACGCCGTTCCCGCCAGTGTCGCAGCAGCTGCCCCACCGGCCGCACCCGTTGGCTCGTTTGCGTCATCACTTCATCACCCCGCGCTGACGATACTGAGCTGTTCCAACGATGGGAACACCGCGCGGTGACATCGGCGCGTCGGACCAGCCACACCGGACGGCAGCGATCAGCGCCGTGTCAGCACAGCGTCAGGTCACCTCGCTTGAATCGCCAGGTGAGCGCGGCGTACCCGCCGTGCCGGAGCGCAGGTTCCGCGCGGATCGGGACCGTACGCCCAGGAGGGGACCGCCGTGGTCGACACCGTACGCGCCGACGACACCGTCGCGCCGCACGCCGACAGCACCCGTACAACGGCCGTCGCGCGGATCGCCGCGCTCGCCCCGTCCGAACGGCGCGAGGCGCTGGAGGCGCTGGTCGCCCGGGAGGTACGCAGCGCGCTGCTGATGACCGACGACGAGGAGCTGCCGCACGACGTCAGCTACTTCGACCTGGGGATGACCTCGCTGCTCATCACCGAGGTCAAGTCCCGGCTGGAGCGGCTGCTCGGCCGCACCATCAACGCCAACGTGCTGTTCAACCAGCCCACCGTGGGTCGGCTGCTCGACCACCTCGCCGAGGACCTGCTGGCCGACGTCCTCGCCCCCGCGCCGTCCGCGCCGGCGCCGGCCCGTGCCGCCGCGCCGCCCGACGACCGGGCGCTGGTCGACGACGTCCTGCGTGACCTCTACCGGGCCTGACCGCCCACCCCAGCTGACCAGGAGGAACGGCAGTGCCTGAGAATCCGGCCCCCGGGCGTGACGAGCTGGCCTCCGCGTTGGAGACCGTCGACCGCCAGCAGGAGACCATCCGAGCGTTGCTGCGGGAGAAGTACGAGCCGATCGCCATCGTCGGGATCGGCCTGCGTTTCCCCGGCGGCAGCGACACGCCGGACGAGTTCGCCGCGTTCCTCCGCGAGGGCCGCTCCGGCATCCGGCCGGTGCCCGAGGACCGGTGGGACACCGCAGGGCTCTCCACCGACGACCCGGACGCCAAGGGGCGGATCCGGATGGCCGGCGGTGGTTTCCTCGACCGGATCGACGAGTTCGACGCGCAGTTCTTCAACATCTCGCCCAAGGAGGCGCCGTACGTCGACCCGCAGCAGCGGATGCTGCTGGAGACGGCGTGGGAGGCGCTGGAGCACGCCAACATCGACCCCACCGGGCTGCGCCGCGGCAACGGCGGCGTGTACGTCGGGGCCAGCTCCATCGACTACGCGCTGGAGATGGAGGCGCTGCCGTACGAGCAGCTCTCCGGGCACCTGGCCGCCGGCATCACGCTCTTCCCGCTCTCCGGCCGGCTGTCGTACTTCCTCGGCTGGCACGGGCCCAGCATGACCGTGGACACCGCCTGCGCGTCGTCGCTGACCGCCCTGCACGTGGCGGTCGAGGGGCTGCGCCGGCAGGAGTGCGACATCGCCCTGGCCGGGGCGGTGAACGCCCTGCACCACCCGCGGGTGCCGGTCATCTTCACCCACGCCAACATGCTCGCCCCGGACGGGCAGTGCAAGACCTTCGACGACGCCGCCGACGGCTACGTACGCGCCGAGGGCTGCGGTGTGCTGGTGCTCAAGCGGTTCTCCGACGCCCGCCGCGACGGCGACCGGATCCTCGCCCTGATCCGTGGCACGGCGGTCGGTCAGGACGGCGACAGCGCCGGACTGACCGTCCCCAACGGCACCGCTCAGGAGATGGTGATGCGGGCGGCGATCACCGCCGCCGCGCTGCGCCCCGCCGACATCCAGTACGTCGAGGCGCACGGCACCGGCACCCCCCTGGGCGACCCGATCGAGCTGGGCGCGATCGCCGACGTCTTCGCCGACTCGCACACCCCGCAGGCGCCGGTGGTGGTCGGCTCGGTGAAGACCAACCTGGGCCACATGGAGCCGGTCGCCGGGATCGTCGGCGTGATCAAGACGGTGCTCCAACTGCGGGAGAGCACGATCTTCCCGCACCTGAACTTCCACACCCCGTCCGGGCGCATCCCCTGGCAGAGCTCCCCGGTCACCATCCCCACCGAGTGCCGCCCCTGGGTCGGCGAGCCGAAGCGGGGGCTGGTGAACAGCTTCGGCTTCGCCGGCACCATCTCCGCCGCCGTGATCGAGGAGGCGCCCCCGGCCGCCGTACCGCCGTCCGCTCCGGACGCCATGGCGACGGGCCCGCAGGTGCTCACCCTCTCCGCGAAGACCAGGGCCGCGCTGCGCGGCCAGGTAGAGCGCCACCGCCGTTACGCCGAGCGCCACCCCGGCCTCTGCGTGGCCGACCTCTGCCACACCGCGAACACCGGCCGGGCGCACCACCCGCTGCGGGTGGCCGGCGTGGTGCACGACCACGCCTCGCTCACCGCCCTGCTGGACAAGCAGGCCACCACCCTCGACGAGCAGGGCGCCCGCGCCGGGGACCTGCGCAAGTCGGTCTTCCTCTTCGCCGGTCAGGGCTCGCAGTACGTCGGCATGGGCGCCGCCCTCTACGACCGGTTCCCGGTGTTCCGCACCCACGTCGACGAGTGCGACGCGCTCTTCGCCGCGCACCTGGGCCGCTCGATCCGGGACATGATGCTCGGCGTCCACCCGGAGGCCGACGAGATCAACCTGACCCTCTACACCCAGCCCGCGCTGTTCACCCTCGAGTACGCCCTGGCGAAGCTCTGGCTCTCCCTCGGGGTCCGCCCCGGCGCGATGATCGGGCACAGCATCGGCGAGGTGGTGGCCGCCGCCGTCGCCGGCCTGTTCGACCTGCCCGACGCGGTGAAGCTGGTCGCCGTCCGGGCCCGGCTGATGCAGTCGGTCTCCGCCCCCGGCGGGATGGCCGCCGTCGCCGCCGCCGTCGACGAGGTGGCCCCGCTGCTCGACGGGTACCCCGACCTGTCGCTGGCGGCGGTCAACTCGCCGCAGCAGTGCGTGGTCTCCGGCGGCCGGGCGTCGCTGGACGCGGTGGTGGCCGAGCTGACCTCCCGGGGCCTGCGGGTCCGCGAGCTGGCGGTGTCGCACGCCTTCCACTCGCCGCTGATGACCGAGGTCTTCGACGAGTTCCGGGCCGCCCTGGCCGACATCGAGTTCCGCGAGCCGACCCTGACCCTGATCTCCAACCTGACCGGCGCGGTGGCCCGCCCCGCCGAACTCGCCGACCCCGACTACTGGGTACGCCACATCGGCGAGGCGGTGAACTTCCAGGCCGGCATGGAGACCATCGGCCGGCGGGGCCGGCACGTCTTCATCGAGATCGGCCCGTCGGCCGCGCTCATCTCGCTGGCCCGGCAGTGCGTCGACCCCGACCAGCACCGCTGGCTGCGCAGCCTGCACCCGGAGGACACCGACGGGCGTACGCTGCTCACCGCCGTGGCCCAGGCGTACACCGCCGGGCTGTCGCTGAACTGGGCGGGCCTGCACGAGGGGCGGGCGGCCCACCGGATCGACCTGCCCACGTACGCCTTCGACCGCAAGCGGTACTGGCTGCCGGTGGAGCAGAACCGGCACGGCCGCGGCGGTGGGCTCGGCGACGGGGTGGCGGCCCACCCGCTGCTCGGCGCCGAGGTCACCACCGACGCGCAGCGGGCGACCGGAATCCGGGAGTTCCGCGCCGTGCTCTCGGCGGCCCGGCCGGCCTTCCTCGGCGAGCACCTGGCCGGCGGGCGGGCGGTGGTGCCGCTGTCGGCGTTCCTGGAGACGCTGCTGGCCCTCGCCGACACGGTGCGCGGGCACACCGCAGGCGCGCTGCGTGACGTGCAGCTGCGCGAGCCGGTCCGGCTGCCGGAGAACGGCACCCTGGAACTGCGTACCCGGTGGAGTTCCGGCGCGGACGGCGCCGCCACGGTCGACGTGCTCACCGCGCCCGGCGGGGACGGCGACGAACGGCTGGTGCTGACCGCGGTGCTCGACGCCACCGACGCGGCCCGGCCGGCGATCGACCCGGCGGACCTGCCGACGGGGACGGCCGGGCCGGACTCGCCGACGGCGGCCGGCGACGAGCTGCACGCCCGGCTGGCCGA
Protein-coding sequences here:
- a CDS encoding acyl-CoA carboxylase subunit beta, yielding MIADTTSGLPVHRMRPLVARPATEAGHRPSGPAAAAGAPPAAAEAAAPTLADARSRIEALVDPESFEEFGSRVRHRTVAFDMARKRPAGDGVVTGHARIAGRPIGLFAQDPGALGGSLGEMHAAKILQVMRQAERARTPVVGIIDSGGARIQEGVAALDGYGGIFHGNVRLSGRVPQVSVVLGPCAGGAAYSPALTDIVIMRRTGAHMFLTGPRVVQAVTREDVTAADLGGADVHSRHSGLAHLVADDSAGALELASQVLSYLPGSCWEPAPMGVPAPAEAMPALPDNPRASYDVRKVVRGIVDAGSFLELQPRYARNLVTGFARIEGRPVGVVANQPMALAGVLDIASSEKGARFVRLCDAFGLPLVVLVDTPGFLPGSKQESGGVIRKGAKLLYAFAEATVPRVTVVLRKAFGGAYIVMNSRSLGADAVFCWPDAEMAVMGADAAVDVIFRRELRDAPHRQAELVERYRAEAMAPHLPAERLSVDEIIAPERTRAAVAASLRSLAGAVRLGFRHDNLPQ
- a CDS encoding helix-turn-helix domain-containing protein, which translates into the protein MTQTSQRVRPVGQLLRHWRERRRLSQLELALQAEISTRHLSFVETGRSTPSREMVIRLAEQLAVPLRERNQLLMAAGYAPVYTENSLESPALSVVREAVRQVLVGYEPYPAVVLDRGWNVVDANASIAVLAEGVDPRLLAPPMNVLRASLHPDGMAPRIVNLAQWREHLLERLRRQVAMTGDEELTALHEEVLDYPCPQRAEPEPAGGGAIAVPLRLRHGDRELSFISTVTTFGTPMDVTVAEMTIESFLPADAATVDFLRSIH
- a CDS encoding acyl carrier protein codes for the protein MVDTVRADDTVAPHADSTRTTAVARIAALAPSERREALEALVAREVRSALLMTDDEELPHDVSYFDLGMTSLLITEVKSRLERLLGRTINANVLFNQPTVGRLLDHLAEDLLADVLAPAPSAPAPARAAAPPDDRALVDDVLRDLYRA